A stretch of the Uranotaenia lowii strain MFRU-FL chromosome 3, ASM2978415v1, whole genome shotgun sequence genome encodes the following:
- the LOC129755198 gene encoding putative sodium-dependent multivitamin transporter, with the protein MASFGVWNYVVFIGMLLVSAGIGVYYRFSGGKQKTTTEYLLADRNMSIWPVSFSLMASFMSAITLLGVSNENYQFGTQFVVINFSYGLATPIAAYLFLPVFFKLQACSAYQYLELRFGKKTRLMASLAYSLQMILYMGIAVYAPALALEAVTGLDQTYSILVIGIVCTFYSTIGGMKAVLFTDVFQSILMFAAIYAVIICAAVKAGGLGPIWEAAERGGRLELWNFNPDPTTRHTWWSLVIGGMFTYLSLYAVNQTQVQRLQTVKDLKSAQKALWLNWPILSLLSLSTSFSGLALYYFYSTCDPLKQGRIKVRDQTMPLFVVDAMSDLPGLPGLFVSGIFSASLSSVSAALNSLAAVTLEDYLKPLYAKIKKRPLPDMQSSLPTKIMAFLYGIICLAVAFLAQFMGGVLQASLTIFGVIGGPLFALFSMGMFTKLANQRGVMTGLTIGISFSLWVGFGQPRPPLKMLDFSVEDCDQFGGFNSTNMSPMAMAQRAERPDSDYFYLYRLSYLWSVVLGYIVTFVIGYTVSALLHYTGHSGTERIYLDNDKLYINTDLFSPPVAKRMKRSLARHIENGGEIEITKRNVFGKSDFSHL; encoded by the exons ATGGCTTCGTTCGGCGTTTGGAACTATGTTGTGTTCATTGGCATGTTGCTGGTATCAGCTGGAATCGGTGTTTATTATCGGTTCTCGGGTGGCAAGCAGAAAACCACCACG GAATACCTGCTTGCCGATCGGAACATGTCCATCTGGCCGGTGTCGTTCAGTCTGATGGCCAGCTTCATGTCCGCCATCACGTTGCTCGGCGTCTCGAACGAAAACTACCAATTCGGAACGCAGTTCGTGGTGATCAACTTTTCGTACGGGTTGGCCACCCCGATCGCTGCCTATCTGTTTCTGCCAGTATTCTTTAAGCTGCAAGCCTGTAGTGCCTATCAG tatcTGGAGCTTCGGTTTGGCAAGAAGACCCGGCTGATGGCTTCGCTAGCGTACTCGCTTCAGATGATCTTGTACATGGGAATTGCCGTATACGCTCCAGCTTTGGCTCTGGAAGCCGTCACCGGGCTGGACCAAACCTATTCCATCTTGGTGATTGGAATTGTGTGCACCTTCTACTCGACCATCGGTGGAATGAAGGCTGTCCTGTTTACGGACGTGTTCCAGTCGATTCTGATGTTTGCGGCCATCTATGCCGTTATAATTTGTGCGGCAGTTAAGGCCGGAGGACTCGGGCCCATTTGGGAAGCAGCCGAACGAGGTGGACGGTTGGAACTTTGGAA tttcaatcCGGATCCCACAACTCGGCACACCTGGTGGTCTCTGGTAATAGGAGGAATGTTCACTTACTTATCGCTATACGCAGTAAATCAAACCCAGGTTCAGCGACTTCAAACCGTTAAAGATCTGAAATCGGCCCAAAAAGCTCTGTGGCTTAACTGGCCGATCCTGTCGCTACTAAGTTTGAGCACATCCTTCAGTGGCCTGGCGCTGTACTATTTCTACAGTACCTGTGACCCGTTGAAGCAGGGTCGTATCAAGGTTCGCGATCAAACCATGCCACTATTTGTGGTGGATGCCATGAGTGATCTACCCGGATTACCTGGCCTGTTTGTATCCGGAATATTCTCGGCCAGTTTATCATCCGTATCGGCGGCCTTAAACTCTCTGGCCGCAGTCACGTTGGAAGATTACCTCAAACCCCTGTATGCCAAGATCAAGAAACGACCTCTGCCGGATATGCAGTCCAGTCTACCGACAAAAATTATGGCCTTTCTCTACGGCATAATCTGTTTGGCGGTAGCCTTCCTAGCACAATTTATGGGTGGAGTGCTGCAAGCCTCGTTGACTATTTTTGGCGTTATCGGAGGACCACTTTTCGCTCTATTTTCTATGGGAATGTTCACTAAACTGGCCAATCAGAGG GGTGTCATGACTGGACTTACGATAGGTATTTCGTTTTCCCTCTGGGTGGGCTTTGGCCAGCCAAGGCCCCCACTGAAGATGTTAGACTTCTCTGTCGAGGATTGCGACCAATTTGGCGGTTTCAACAGCACCAATATGTCTCCGATGGCGATGGCCCAACGAGCAGAACGGCCGGATTCCGACTACTTCTACCTGTACCGGTTATCCTACCTTTGGTCGGTAGTCTTGGGTTACATTGTAACCTTCGTGATAGGTTACACGGTCAGTGCCCTCCTACACTATACTGGACACAGCGGCACGGAACGGATATACCTGGACAACGACAAGCTGTACATCAACACCGATCTGTTTTCCCCACCGGTGGCCAAACGCATGAAGCGATCGCTGGCCAGGCACATAGAAAATGGAGGAGAA ATCGAAATTACCAAACGAAACGTTTTCGGCAAATCAGACTTCAGTCATCTATGA